DNA from Candidatus Methylomirabilota bacterium:
GAACAGTTCGTCGAATGGGCGTCCCGCACCGGCGCGACCGAACTGCAGAGCGGGCAAACCGGCTATCGCGCCAAGTTGGATGTGGGGCACGATCTGGTCCCCTTGACCAACTACTGCAAGCACATCTCGCCGTTCTTTCATGGCCTATTTGAAACGGCCACCCGGGATGTGACATGGGAAACCCTGGACGAGGATCTGGCGGTATTCTTGAAGGCTCATGGGAATGACTCGATATGACGTACAAGGGCGGATTCGTCTTGAAGTTTCAGCAAGACAGGCATAACATATTGTTATTACTGCTTCGAGAGCCCCTCACCCACGCGCTCTCCCCAAAGGGGCGAGGGAAAATAAAAAGACTCCTCTCCCCCGAGAGGGGAGAGGATGAAGGCGAGGGGGCAGGGTATTGGTAATAAGTAAGGGATCATGCGAGTAGAAGCGCAACGGGTGGCGGTGATCACCGGCGGCACCAAAGGGATCGGCAAAGCGATCGCCTACCGCCTCGCCCAGGATGGGTGCGATATCGTCCTGAACTATCATGGCGACGACGGTGCAGCCCAATCGGCCCTCCGGGAGTTCGATAGCCTCCCCGTCAAGACGATAGCTGTGAAAGCGGATGTCTCCACATCGGCCGGCGCGTCCCTTGTCATCGAGACGGCAGTCAGCCAACTCGGCTCTCTTGATGTCCTGGTCAACAACGTGGGGCCGTTTTTCGTGCGGGCCTTATCCGACACTACCGATGACGAATGGCGACGAACCCTGGACAGCAACCTGAGCAGCGCCTTTTATTGCAGTAGAGCGGCCCTGCGGGTCATGCGAAAGCGGCGGGCCGGCAGCATCACCAATATCGGGGCGCTCAATGTGGAGCATTCGCCGATTGGGGTCTTTGAGGCCCCAGTCTACTACATCGCCAAGTCCGGCGTGATCATGCTGACCAGATCGTTGGCACGATCCGAAGCGCCATGGGGCATCCGAGTGAACGCCGTCAACCCCGGTTTCATCGAAACCGAAACCTACGGTCAGTATCGCGCCGAGGATAAAGCTGCCTGGACCAGAATGATCCCCCTCGGTCGATTAGGCACGCCTGGCGATGTCGCCGAGGCGGTGAGTTTCCTGGCGTCCGACAAAGCGCGATATGTGACAGGGGCGATCCTCCACGTCCACGGCGGCCTCTGGGTGTAATGAGCGAATGCAGGGGGCGCATGAAGATCCTCTTCATTACCGGCAAGCTGGCCGAGCGCGCCCTGAAAGAGACGCTGGCCGGCATGCAGGCCGAGTTCGACCACGAGGTGGCCGTTCTCAAGATCAGCGTGGCCGCCCTGATGACTACGCCGTTCATTCTCCATTCGCTTCGGTCGCCCAGCGCTGATCTGCTGATGATCCCTGGACTCTGCCGCATAGAACCTCACGAGTTGGAGCAGTCGCTGGGCGTGAAGGTCGAAAAGGGGCCCAAGGATCTGCGTGATATCCCCTACTACTTTGGCGTAGAGAAGCAACGGGAGGGGTATGGCGGGCACGATCTGACCATCCTGGCCGAGATCAACGACGCCCCCACCCTGCCGGTCGGCGAGATCCTCAGCAAGGCGCGCTACTACGCGGCCTGCGGCGCGGATGTCATCGACGTCGGTTGTACACCGGGGCAACCGGCCGGCAATGTTGGCGAGATCGTCTCGGCGCTTCGGTCCGAAGGGTTCCGGGTCAGCATCGACAGTTTCGATCCGCAGGAGATCCTCGCCGCCGACAAGGCCGGCGCCGAACTGCTCCTGAGCCTGAACGCTCAGAACCTGCATCTGGCCCCGGATCTGCAGTGTACCCCGGTGATCATTCCCGACTTCGGCAAGGGGCTGGATTCCCTCGCGGCAAATATCAAGGCGGTAGAGCGCCTGGGCGGCCGACGATACCTCATCGACCCGATCCTCGCGCCGATCAGCTTCGGTTTCGCCGAATCGCTCGCTCGCTACGCTGAGGCGAGGCGTCGCTTCCCGCAGGCAGAAATCCTCATGGGGGTGGGGAACGTCACCGAGCTGACCGATGCCGACAGCACCGGGATCAATGCGCTGCTCACCGGGGTGATGTCGGAGCTACAGATCCGCTATGCGCTCACCACCGAGGTGGCCTCGTGGGCCAGGGGCTCTGTCCGCGAATTGGATCTGGCTCGCCGTCTCATGTATTACGCCCGGCAGCACGGGGTGTTGCCGAAAGATATCGACGACGGCCTGCTTACCATCAAGGATCGGCGGATCGATTGCCCGTCAGAGGCGGAGCTGAGGGAGATGCAGCGGATGGTAACGGACCCGAACTTCCGGATCTTTGCCGACCGAGAAGCCATCTATGTGTTTAATCGCGATCTCTTCATCAAGGAGACCGACATCCGCCGGATCTTCGACCAGCTCACGACACACCTCGGCCCGGAACCGATCGGCCACGCCTTTTACCTGGGTCGCGAGCTGATGAAGGCGAGGTTGGCGATGCTGCTCGGGAAGAAATATATTCAAGAAGACGAGCTGAAATGGGGATATCTTAACTATGACCTACCTCAATGAAATGCAGGCGCAAGGGGACAGGGCTATGATTATTGAGAGTATCGTCACAACGATGAATGAGGCGGGAGAGGCGAACTTCGCGCCGATGGGGGTCACCATCGACGAAGGGGAGATCGTTATCCGGCCCTATACCGATTCGGCCACCTGTCGGAATCTTGTCGCCACCAGTGCTGCTGTCGTCAATCTGACCGACAACTGCCGGCTGTTCGCCGAAAGCGCTATCACCAGCCCTCAGTTTCCGACCTTTCCGGCTGAGCTTATCACCGGCCTTGTGTTGACCGACGCCTGCTCGTATTACGAGTGTTCAGTCATGTATGCCGATACCGCCACGTCGCGCGCGACCTTCCGCTGCAAGATCATCAAGAAGGGGGTGCTGCGGGAATTTATCGGGTTCAACCGGGCGAAGAACGCCATTATTGAGGCGGCCATCCTCGCCACACGGGTCCGGTTCATGGAAGTGGACACGATCCTTCAGGAGTATCGCCGCCTGTCCGAGATTGTGCAGAAGACCGGGGGTGAGCAGGAAGCCCTGGCGATGCAATACCTCCAGAACTACGTGGAGCGGCAGCCTCAATGAGGGTGACGGTTAAGGCCCATGCCAGGCTTCACTTCGGCTTCATCGACCCCGATGGCTCATCGGGTCGACAGTTCGGGAGCATCGGGCTGTCAATCAACGAACCCGCGATCATACTCGAGGCCACGCCGGCAGATCGCCTCTCGGCCGCAGGGCAAGAGCGGGATCGTGTCCTCGCATTGGCCCGCCGCTTCCTCCGCCACTATAATATTCGCCACAGGGCACACATCGCCGTCAAAACAACTATCCCCGCCCATGCCGGCCTAGGCTCGGGAACGCAACTTGCGCTCAGCGTCGCTTCAGCGCTGGCTCGCCTTTTCTCCATCAACGCCGATGTTCGGAAGTTGGCGGCCGTGATGGGCAGAGGGGGTCGGTCGGGGATCGGGATCGCTGCCTTTGAGCGGGGCGGTTTCATCGTGGACGCCGGACGGAGGGTGAGCATGGGTAGAACAGTGGAGAGCGAGTTGAAGCGCATTGAAGCACGGACCTCAGGGCTCCTCCCTCCAACGATCGTTCGCTATCCCCTTCCGAGGGAGTGGACCTTTGTTGTGGCGGTCCCACACGTTGGTCATGGGCTCACCGGAAAAAAAGAGGTCCGGGCGTTTCACCGGCTCGCCGGCCGTCCTGCCGACGCGGGACGACTCAGCCGAATCGTGCTCATGCAGATGCTCCCGTCGGTGCTTGAGCGCGACCCTATCGTCTTCGGTGAGTCGCTTACCAGGATTCAGCGAATTGTTGGAGCATGGTTCCAATCCGTCCAAGGCGGAACGTTCGCCACCACGCAGGGGGCGGCGCTGGTCAAGGCGATGTCGCGGGCTGGGGCGTTAGGGGTCGGGCAGAGTTCCTGGGGACCGGCGGTCTATGGACTGGCGAAGGATCAGGAGATGGCCGCATCGATTATGGGAAGGATGAGGACAATCGTCCCGCACAAGATCAACGCCGATATCTTTCCGGTAAGGGCCTTCAATCGAGGGGCCGACATCCGCTGAGTTGTAAGGAACCGGATACATTGAATAGTGACACGAAGATGACACAATTCACCATCCAGGGATCCCGTTGGATTCTCGGTCTGATCATGTTTACGATCTGGCTGATGGAGATGTGGACCCCAGGCAACATCTTTATTTCGTACGGCTATGTCTTACCTATCCTTCTGGCATCCGCGTTCTACCCAAAGCGGATCGCCATTGTCACTATCGGAATGTGCATCGTCTTAACCTATGCCGGAATGTGGGGTCCCATCGAGCAATTCACCTGGGAAGCGCTGATTAACCGGTCCATTACGTCGGTCGTCTTGGCCGCTGCAGGCTATTTCAGTCTGGCACGTGAGGCTCTGCAATCCAAACTGCAGCAGGCGACACAGGATATGTCGCGACAGAACGATGATCTTATCGCGGCGTACGGCCGGCTGTTCGCAACCGAGCAACGGCTGAAGCGAGCCGAGCAAATGGCGGCGATGGGCAAGTTGGTGGCCTCAGTCGCGCACGAAATCGGCACACCGCTCCATTCGGTTTCTATGCATCTCCAGATACTGGAAGATGAACCCGGAATCACAGCAGAGATGAAAAACCGCATCGGCATCATCCAATCGCAAGTCGATCGCGTGGTGCTGCTCATCCAGGATCTCCTGGTGTCCACGCGCAATCCCCAGCCGACCTTGGCCCCGGTCCTGCTCGATACGGTGGTTCAAGATGCGCTGAAACTCACCCGCCCGATGCTGGCTGCAAAAGGCATACGAGTCCAGACTGAGTTTCTGACGACACTACCGCCGGTATTGTGCGATAAAACCCAACTCGAACAGGTATTGTTGAACCTCATCGCCAACGCCATCGAAGCGATGCCGCAAGGCGGAAGACTTACCCTTCGAACTGTCCGTCGCAACCCTCGGGCCGAAGCCGACACGGCATCCCCACTGCCGGATGAAAAAAACCTTGATGGCATTGCGGTGATTACAGTCCAGGATAATGGCCGAGGCATTGCTGAGGAACATCAAAGGTTCATCTTCGAACCGTTCTTCACCACTAAAGAGATCGGCAAAGGCAGTGGCCTGGGACTGGCGATCTCCAGAGACATCATTACGGCCCATGGTGGTACCCTCACCGTGGAGAGCCAGGCAGGATCGGGAACCACCGTACAGATCGCCTTGCCGATCCACACGCGTGTGGAGCAGTATGCCTAAGCCGCCTCGAATCCTCGTCGTCGATGATGATGCCACAGCCGGCGCAGTCTTGGCCGAAGTCTTAACCAAAGCCGGCTACGAAGTGGAGGTGGCAGGCGGAGGAGCCGAAGCGGTGGAAATGGGTCAGCGGGATCCCGTGGATCTGGTGCTGACCGATATCAAAATGGCAGGCATGGACGGTATGGCCGTGCTCAAGCGGTTTCGAGAGTTCAGCCCGGAGACCCCGATCATCCTCCTTACCGCCTTCGGCGCCATAGAGTCGGCTATCGAGGCGATCAAGGGCGGGGCCTATGATTACATCAGCAAGCCGTTCAAGAAGGATGAGGTCCTGCTCACAATCCGTCGAGCCCTGGATCAGCGCCGGTTACTATGCGAGAACCTGCAGTACCGACAGGAGCTTCGCAACCGATATCAGTTTTCCAATATCATTGGAAGCAGCCGAGTGATGATCGACGTGTATAAGCTGGTAGCCCGTGTGGCGCCCGGGCGTAGCCCCGTCCTGCTGCAAGGTGAGAGCGGAACCGGCAAAGAGCTGATTGCCAGGGCGATTCATTATAATGGGCCTCGGGTAAATGCGCCCTTCGTGGCGGTGAACTGCGCGGCTCTGACCGAAAGCCTGCTGGAGAGCGAGCTGTTCGGCCACGAGAAGGGTGCCTTTACGGGGGCAACGGCCGTGAAGCCGGGGCTGTTTGAGCAGGCCACCGGCGGGACGATTCTCCTGGACGAGGTGGGGGATATGAGCCCCGCCTTGCAAGCCAAACTGTTACGGGTCCTGCAGGAGCAGGAAATCCGACGGGTCGGAAGCGACAGGTCGATCCCCGTTGATGTCCGGGTGCTCGCCTCCACCAATCGCGACCTCTGGTCCATGGTGAGGAAGGAGCAGTTCCGCGAGGATCTGTACTACCGCCTCAACGGTGTGATCATTACATTACCGCCGCTGCGCGACCGTCGGGAAGATATCCCGATGTTGGCCTATCATTTTATACAAAAGTTTGCTATCATGAACCAGAAACGGGTGGTAGGGATTTCGCCGGAAGCCCTGATGGTACTCCAGCAAGCGGATTGGCCCGGGAATATCCGGGAGTTGGAGCATACGGTTGAATCGGCGGTGATCATGACCAGCCACGAGATCATCATGCCGGACGATCTTCCGGTCGCTTTGCGCAAATCAGCGCCCGTTGCCACTACACTGGAATTTCCGAACCTTGTCACGCTGGAAGAGCTGGAAAAGC
Protein-coding regions in this window:
- a CDS encoding DUF447 family protein, coding for MTYLNEMQAQGDRAMIIESIVTTMNEAGEANFAPMGVTIDEGEIVIRPYTDSATCRNLVATSAAVVNLTDNCRLFAESAITSPQFPTFPAELITGLVLTDACSYYECSVMYADTATSRATFRCKIIKKGVLREFIGFNRAKNAIIEAAILATRVRFMEVDTILQEYRRLSEIVQKTGGEQEALAMQYLQNYVERQPQ
- a CDS encoding sigma-54-dependent Fis family transcriptional regulator; this encodes MPKPPRILVVDDDATAGAVLAEVLTKAGYEVEVAGGGAEAVEMGQRDPVDLVLTDIKMAGMDGMAVLKRFREFSPETPIILLTAFGAIESAIEAIKGGAYDYISKPFKKDEVLLTIRRALDQRRLLCENLQYRQELRNRYQFSNIIGSSRVMIDVYKLVARVAPGRSPVLLQGESGTGKELIARAIHYNGPRVNAPFVAVNCAALTESLLESELFGHEKGAFTGATAVKPGLFEQATGGTILLDEVGDMSPALQAKLLRVLQEQEIRRVGSDRSIPVDVRVLASTNRDLWSMVRKEQFREDLYYRLNGVIITLPPLRDRREDIPMLAYHFIQKFAIMNQKRVVGISPEALMVLQQADWPGNIRELEHTVESAVIMTSHEIIMPDDLPVALRKSAPVATTLEFPNLVTLEELEKRYLIRILNETRGNKTQAAKILGIDRRTLYRMAERFGLDLTDE
- a CDS encoding SDR family oxidoreductase → MRVEAQRVAVITGGTKGIGKAIAYRLAQDGCDIVLNYHGDDGAAQSALREFDSLPVKTIAVKADVSTSAGASLVIETAVSQLGSLDVLVNNVGPFFVRALSDTTDDEWRRTLDSNLSSAFYCSRAALRVMRKRRAGSITNIGALNVEHSPIGVFEAPVYYIAKSGVIMLTRSLARSEAPWGIRVNAVNPGFIETETYGQYRAEDKAAWTRMIPLGRLGTPGDVAEAVSFLASDKARYVTGAILHVHGGLWV
- a CDS encoding kinase produces the protein MRVTVKAHARLHFGFIDPDGSSGRQFGSIGLSINEPAIILEATPADRLSAAGQERDRVLALARRFLRHYNIRHRAHIAVKTTIPAHAGLGSGTQLALSVASALARLFSINADVRKLAAVMGRGGRSGIGIAAFERGGFIVDAGRRVSMGRTVESELKRIEARTSGLLPPTIVRYPLPREWTFVVAVPHVGHGLTGKKEVRAFHRLAGRPADAGRLSRIVLMQMLPSVLERDPIVFGESLTRIQRIVGAWFQSVQGGTFATTQGAALVKAMSRAGALGVGQSSWGPAVYGLAKDQEMAASIMGRMRTIVPHKINADIFPVRAFNRGADIR
- a CDS encoding PTS mannitol transporter subunit IIABC, encoding MKILFITGKLAERALKETLAGMQAEFDHEVAVLKISVAALMTTPFILHSLRSPSADLLMIPGLCRIEPHELEQSLGVKVEKGPKDLRDIPYYFGVEKQREGYGGHDLTILAEINDAPTLPVGEILSKARYYAACGADVIDVGCTPGQPAGNVGEIVSALRSEGFRVSIDSFDPQEILAADKAGAELLLSLNAQNLHLAPDLQCTPVIIPDFGKGLDSLAANIKAVERLGGRRYLIDPILAPISFGFAESLARYAEARRRFPQAEILMGVGNVTELTDADSTGINALLTGVMSELQIRYALTTEVASWARGSVRELDLARRLMYYARQHGVLPKDIDDGLLTIKDRRIDCPSEAELREMQRMVTDPNFRIFADREAIYVFNRDLFIKETDIRRIFDQLTTHLGPEPIGHAFYLGRELMKARLAMLLGKKYIQEDELKWGYLNYDLPQ